A single Phragmites australis chromosome 4, lpPhrAust1.1, whole genome shotgun sequence DNA region contains:
- the LOC133913976 gene encoding uncharacterized protein LOC133913976, with product MSPPQFPSTRVKLRPGGDRPVTAGKKPSFLSPVATPTKKFARPTSTPDLSTARPRPPAKVVTVPSTPAVASLAEKMARPAPHSHILTAPSAAGTHQHSTPNLVAHSAARPRPPCTSKATAPTTPDVATPAEKASRPTAPFAASAPRPSSKTTASTTHGARRPAARPAYEFMAPRGAESVHPARRLAPGTAVYVRTRFLQLTEKCCLMIWLPARVVSSPDAYQCTVKYAADLNPMFAGKMVRMPTHNIRERAAAAAKTEPRKMATAPEAKDTSL from the coding sequence aTGTCGCCGCCGCAGTTTCCCTCCACGCGAGTCAAGCTCAGGCCCGGCGGCGACCGCCCCGTCACGGCCGGCAAGAAGCCGTCTTTTCTTTCGCCCGTCGCGACGCCGACCAAGAAGTTCGCTCGCCCGACGTCCACGCCCGACCTCTCCACCGCCAGGCCGCGCCCGCCCGCCAAGGTCGTTACGGTGCCCTCGACGCCCGCCGTCGCGTCACTAGCCGAGAAGATGGCTCGTCCGGCGCCGCACTCGCACATCCTGACGGCCCCGTCCGCCGCCGGGACGCACCAGCATTCGACGCCCAACCTCGTGGCGCACTCCGCCGCCAGGCCCCGCCCGCCGTGCACCTCCAAGGCCACGGCACCTACTACGCCCGACGTCGCGACCCCGGCCGAGAAGGCCTCTCGCCCGACGGCGCCCTTTGCGGCCAGCGCGCCGCGACCGTCATCCAAGACGACAGCATCGACGACGCATGGAGCGAGGAGGCCGGCGGCGCGTCCGGCGTACGAGTTCATGGCTCCGCGCGGCGCCGAGAGCGTGCACCCGGCGAGGCGTCTTGCGCCCGGGACCGCCGTCTATGTGCGCACGAGGTTCTTGCAGCTCACCGAGAAGTGCTGCCTCATGATCTGGCTGCCGGCGAGGGTCGTCTCCTCCCCCGACGCCTACCAGTGCACCGTCAAGTATGCCGCCGACCTCAACCCCATGTTCGCCGGCAAGATGGTACGCATGCCCACCCACAACATTCGtgagcgcgccgccgccgccgccaagacCGAGCCAAGAAAGATGGCAACAGCGCCGGAGGCAAAAGACACCTCATTGTGA